One window from the genome of Salvia miltiorrhiza cultivar Shanhuang (shh) chromosome 7, IMPLAD_Smil_shh, whole genome shotgun sequence encodes:
- the LOC130993595 gene encoding uncharacterized protein LOC130993595, which yields MATLPPSTLQTITFPSSPRPHHPLKLAAPPRAAPEEPSSSEPASSEQEDSFENRLSQVRLRYRSGSGKKAEVRKSRKGKKTGSGSGSGSSVFLPPVALKEPKSEGLNVEFGFSPYSERVNGRIAILGLTALFLVELATGQGVINYHTPSIIFIQVYFVAAVSAIYVKYEKEKTSVWPQSDDAFFED from the coding sequence ATGGCGACTCTACCACCTTCAACTCTCCAAACAATAACATTCCCATCTTCACCACGACCGCACCATCCACTCAAACTCGCCGCGCCTCCCCGCGCCGCCCCAGAAGAACCCTCCTCATCCGAGCCCGCCTCCTCTGAGCAGGAGGACAGCTTCGAGAACCGCCTCTCGCAAGTCCGCCTCCGGTACCGCAGCGGATCCGGCAAGAAGGCGGAGGTGCGGAAGAGCCGGAAGGGGAAGAAGACCGGGTCGGGATCCGGTTCCGGGTCGAGCGTGTTCCTGCCGCCGGTGGCGTTGAAAGAGCCAAAGTCGGAAGGGCTGAATGTGGAATTCGGGTTCAGCCCGTATTCGGAGCGGGTCAATGGCCGGATTGCGATTCTGGGATTAACGGCTCTGTTTCTGGTGGAGCTAGCGACGGGTCAGGGCGTCATTAACTATCACACTCCTTCCATTATTTTCATTCAGGTTTATTTCGTGGCGGCTGTTTCCGCCATTTATGTAAAATACGAGAAAGAAAAGACCAGTGTATGGCCACAGTCTGATGATGCATTTTTTGAGGATTGA
- the LOC130993594 gene encoding uncharacterized protein LOC130993594 → MAALAPGILLKLLDGMNTGLKPTSEHRSSLVQVTDIVPADLDEKNLLPKHGFYIKVSDSSHSIYVSLPFDQDDLVMSNKMQLGQFIYVDRLDPGSPVPVVRGAKPLPGRHPLVGTPEPLMGLRAKGERTAAKFSAPKRASWDTGSDAVESPRILKPVPLDFDQCTPVKERPPSAVKFSGNFQMSPAIRGRAMRDGSAVRSSAGGALLSKMMETPMMRKSCVITPSVSRSRSVCDRKQRISKSPFNLAEKRSSTPPPSFAAADSKPKNSSNPQIPSDDSNSISTSIHMNLPGKLSSLGKEAVQQRETAQKIALEALRDASATENLVRSLKVFSNLTKKAKVDSPAACFDQFLDFHAQILQVVAEMTSIQAATAATERSKTEESRVLNEIAPNSMERMEHQPSSDSIASKRASQRSVLGKHLRSSTLNQKDENTKPASSSCSLSSSIRLGKQIETEAGNWFMEFLEKALEKGSRKPKGTAETDAHKLPQSLILKVINWVEVEQSDPNKRPVHPRASIIARKLRIKMKNP, encoded by the exons ATGGCGGCCTTGGCACCGGGGATTCTGTTGAAGCTCTTGGACGGGATGAACACGGGGCTGAAGCCGACGAGCGAGCACCGGAGCTCGCTCGTGCAGGTCACCGACATCGTCCCGGCGGATCTCGACGAGAAGAACCTGCTTCCGAAGCACGGCTTCTACATCAAGGTCTCTGACTCCTCGCATTCCATCTACGTCAGCCTTCCCTTCGACCAAGACGATCTCGTCATGAGCAACAAGATGCAGTTGGGCCAGTTCATCTACGTCGACCGCCTCGACCCGGGATCGCCCGTCCCTGTCGTCAGGGGCGCCAAGCCCCTCCCTGGCCGCCACCCGCTCGTCGGCACGCCGGAGCCGCTCATGGGCCTCAGGGCCAAGGGCGAGAGGACCGCCGCCAAATTCTCCGCCCCCAAAAGGGCTTCGTGGGATACCGGGAGTGACGCCGTCGAATCGCCCAGGATTTTGAAGCCGGTGCCCTTGGATTTTGATCAGTGTACGCCGGTGAAGGAGAGGCCGCCCAGTGCGGTCAAATTCTCCGGGAATTTTCAGATGTCGCCGGCGATCAGAGGGCGGGCGATGAGGGATGGGAGCGCCGTCAGGTCCTCGGCCGGCGGCGCTCTCCTATCGAAAATGATGGAGACGCCGATGATGAGGAAGAGCTGCGTCATCACGCCCTCTGTGTCTCGAAGCAGAAGTGTTTGCGACAGAAAGCAACGGATTTCCAAGAGTCCCTTCAACTTAGCT GAGAaaaggagttcgactccgcCTCCATCGTTCGCCGCCGCAGATTCGAAGCCCAAGAATAGCTCAAACCCTCAAATTCCATCTGATGATTCAAATTCCATAAGCACAAGTATTCACATGAATCTACCTGGAAAGCTCAGCAGTCTTGGAAAG GAGGCCGTGCAGCAGCGGGAAACAGCGCAGAAGATCGCACTTGAAGCGCTACGAGACGCATCCGCAACAGAGAATCTCGTTCGCTCTCTCAA GGTATTTTCAAACTTGACAAAAAAAGCAAAAGTAGATTCCCCAGCAGCCTGCTTCGATCAATTCCTGGACTTCCACGCCCAAATTCTACAAGTAGTGGCAGAAATGACATCCATTCAAGCAGCAACCGCTGCTACCGAAAGATCAAAAACAGAAGAAAGTAGAGTTCTAAATGAAATAGCCCCCAACTCAATGGAGCGAATGGAGCATCAACCAAGCTCAGATTCCATTGCGTCCAAACGAGCTTCACAAAGGTCAGTGTTGGGGAAGCATTTAAGATCGTCAACCCTGAACCAGAAGGACGAGAACACAAAACCGGCATCTTCGTCTTGCAGCCTGTCCAGCTCCATCAGACTGGGAAAGCAGATCGAGACTGAAGCGGGTAACTGGTTCATGGAATTCTTGGAGAAAGCGTTGGAGAAAGGAAGCAGAAAACCCAAAGGAACAGCAGAAACAGATGCTCACAAACTTCCTCAGTCTCTTATACTCAAAGTCATAAACTGGGTAGAAGTGGAACAGAGTGACCCAAACAAAAGGCCAGTGCACCCTAGGGCTTCAATCATAGCTAGGAAGCTAAGGATTAAGATGAAGAACCCCTGA